A genomic segment from Acyrthosiphon pisum isolate AL4f chromosome A3, pea_aphid_22Mar2018_4r6ur, whole genome shotgun sequence encodes:
- the LOC100168069 gene encoding nostrin isoform X1 has translation MSTDKRSLSGSRKGKLRYTLRGGFDFDTMGHSRYHELRKFVKKGNDFCKELGNIMQERVELELLYAKTMSKLSVKLMKAAQKGVGSIQKAWLVIGKEMESDGQAHRCMANSLEDDIVKPLKNLQETHCRIKKTVECNVSKTKKCMNKWRTDERRSKKESFAVARENEKVQDMTSDASYSILTSNANLIKDATKLENKKRKLEESVKKSYTEYYTYCVRTARAKLEWEMSVNDAEKNFMTLEEERLLRLKEYAHHVSQTYQQLVPKISQISSRLSEPTYECDVSQDFTIITDTVNRYDEDLSVQVLPDFYPEHTNLAMNKKRRISALTKILQLVRQDLDRERRSKKGLDTLANAMHHHASSGLKHDDSHKNVYEKLHHTNLMVLYLEAVNYKVVTALATLEGHPPAASNTFSQHIETTRDKNGHQMSVLKMPAAVCRKLTSSAAPIDALLNESMWSDRGSADGTDIDDFSSDEDDADDDDDDDENIKRPRCKALYQYSAKLNDELSLEPGDVIHIHSKKSDGWWLGDLKGSIGVFPATYVVEID, from the exons ATGAGCACGGATAAACGAAGCCTGTCCGGCAGCAGGAAGGGCAAGTTGAGGTATACGCTCAGAGGAGGATTCGACTTCGACACCATG GGCCATTCGAGATATCACGAACTGCGTAAATTTGTGAAAAAGGGCAATGACTTTTGCAAGGAACTCGGAAACATCATGCAAGAAAG AGTGGAACTCGAGTTGCTCTATGCAAAAACAATGTCTAAGCTCTCTGTGAAACTTATGAAAGCAGCACAAAAAGGCGTCGGTTCCATACAAAAAGCTTGGTTAGTCATTGGTAAAGAGATGGAATCCGATGGTCAAGCACACCGTTGTATGGCTAATTCGTTGGAGGACGACATAGTGAAACCACTTAAGAATTTGCAAGAAACGCATTGcagaataaaaaaaacggtCGAATGCAATGTCAGCAAAACCA AAAAGTGTATGAACAAATGGAGAACCGATGAACGAAGAAGTAAAAAAGAAAGTTTTGCCGTGGCTAGAGAAAACGAAAAAGTTCAAGACATGACAAGCGACGCTTCCTATTCGATCCTCACAAGTAATGCGAATTTAATCAAAGACGCTACAAAA ttggaaaacaaaaaaagaaaattggaaGAGTCTGTGAAAAAGAGTTACACagaatattatacgtattgtgTTCGGACAGCTAGAGCCAA GCTCGAATGGGAAATGTCTGTAAACGACGCGGAAAAAAATTTCATGACATTGGAGGAAGAACGTCTGCTTAGGCTGAAGGAGTACGCTCACCACGTGTCGCAGACCTATCAACAGTTGGTTCCGAAAATTTCACAG ATATCGTCGCGACTCAGCGAACCGACGTACGAGTGCGACGTGTCGCAAGATTTCACGATCATCACGGACACGGTGAACCGGTACGACGAAGATCTGAGCGTCCAAGTGCTGCCCGACTTTTATCCGGAACACACGAATCTGGCGATGAACAAGAAGAGGAGAATATCG gCGTTGACGAAAATACTGCAGCTCGTCAGACAGGATTTGGACCGAGAGAGGCGCAGCAAAAAAGGCTTGGACACGCTGGCCAACGCGATGCACCACCACGCTTCTTCCGGTTTGAAACACGACGACTCGCACAAAAACGTCTACGAAAAACTTCACCAC ACGAATTTAATGGTACTGTACTTGGAAGCGGTCAACTACAAAGTGGTTACTGCTCTTGCCACTCTGGAAGGTCACCCGCCCGCCGCTTCCAACACGTTCTCGCAGCACATCGAGACGACCAGAGACAAAAACGGACATCAGATGTCTGTGCTCAAA ATGCCAGCGGCGGTGTGCCGGAAGCTGACGTCCTCTGCAGCTCCAATCGACGCCCTGCTCAACGAGTCCATGTGGTCGGACCGGGGATCCGCGGACGGCACTGACATCG ATGATTTCTCTAGCGACGAAGACGatgccgacgacgacgacgacgacgacgaaaacATAAAAAGACCTCGTTGCAAGGCTCTCTATCAGTATTCAGCGAAGTTAAACGACGAATTGAGTTTGGAACCAG gcgACGTCATACACATCCACAGCAAAAAGTCCGACGGCTGGTGGCTAGGAGACCTGAAGGGCTCTATCGGTGTATTCCCGGCTACATACGTTGTAGAAATCGACTGA
- the LOC100168069 gene encoding uncharacterized protein LOC100168069 isoform X2: MSTDKRSLSGSRKGKLRYTLRGGFDFDTMGHSRYHELRKFVKKGNDFCKELGNIMQERVELELLYAKTMSKLSVKLMKAAQKGVGSIQKAWLVIGKEMESDGQAHRCMANSLEDDIVKPLKNLQETHCRIKKTVECNVSKTKKCMNKWRTDERRSKKESFAVARENEKVQDMTSDASYSILTSNANLIKDATKLENKKRKLEESVKKSYTEYYTYCVRTARAKLEWEMSVNDAEKNFMTLEEERLLRLKEYAHHVSQTYQQLVPKISQISSRLSEPTYECDVSQDFTIITDTVNRYDEDLSVQVLPDFYPEHTNLAMNKKRRISALTKILQLVRQDLDRERRSKKGLDTLANAMHHHASSGLKHDDSHKNVYEKLHHTNLMVLYLEAVNYKVVTALATLEGHPPAASNTFSQHIETTRDKNGHQMSVLKMPAAVCRKLTSSAAPIDALLNESMWSDRGSADGTDIGGKFFRCVYANLSGPSSDLTPTRCWICLDRGRATVDRKKEFDGNP, encoded by the exons ATGAGCACGGATAAACGAAGCCTGTCCGGCAGCAGGAAGGGCAAGTTGAGGTATACGCTCAGAGGAGGATTCGACTTCGACACCATG GGCCATTCGAGATATCACGAACTGCGTAAATTTGTGAAAAAGGGCAATGACTTTTGCAAGGAACTCGGAAACATCATGCAAGAAAG AGTGGAACTCGAGTTGCTCTATGCAAAAACAATGTCTAAGCTCTCTGTGAAACTTATGAAAGCAGCACAAAAAGGCGTCGGTTCCATACAAAAAGCTTGGTTAGTCATTGGTAAAGAGATGGAATCCGATGGTCAAGCACACCGTTGTATGGCTAATTCGTTGGAGGACGACATAGTGAAACCACTTAAGAATTTGCAAGAAACGCATTGcagaataaaaaaaacggtCGAATGCAATGTCAGCAAAACCA AAAAGTGTATGAACAAATGGAGAACCGATGAACGAAGAAGTAAAAAAGAAAGTTTTGCCGTGGCTAGAGAAAACGAAAAAGTTCAAGACATGACAAGCGACGCTTCCTATTCGATCCTCACAAGTAATGCGAATTTAATCAAAGACGCTACAAAA ttggaaaacaaaaaaagaaaattggaaGAGTCTGTGAAAAAGAGTTACACagaatattatacgtattgtgTTCGGACAGCTAGAGCCAA GCTCGAATGGGAAATGTCTGTAAACGACGCGGAAAAAAATTTCATGACATTGGAGGAAGAACGTCTGCTTAGGCTGAAGGAGTACGCTCACCACGTGTCGCAGACCTATCAACAGTTGGTTCCGAAAATTTCACAG ATATCGTCGCGACTCAGCGAACCGACGTACGAGTGCGACGTGTCGCAAGATTTCACGATCATCACGGACACGGTGAACCGGTACGACGAAGATCTGAGCGTCCAAGTGCTGCCCGACTTTTATCCGGAACACACGAATCTGGCGATGAACAAGAAGAGGAGAATATCG gCGTTGACGAAAATACTGCAGCTCGTCAGACAGGATTTGGACCGAGAGAGGCGCAGCAAAAAAGGCTTGGACACGCTGGCCAACGCGATGCACCACCACGCTTCTTCCGGTTTGAAACACGACGACTCGCACAAAAACGTCTACGAAAAACTTCACCAC ACGAATTTAATGGTACTGTACTTGGAAGCGGTCAACTACAAAGTGGTTACTGCTCTTGCCACTCTGGAAGGTCACCCGCCCGCCGCTTCCAACACGTTCTCGCAGCACATCGAGACGACCAGAGACAAAAACGGACATCAGATGTCTGTGCTCAAA ATGCCAGCGGCGGTGTGCCGGAAGCTGACGTCCTCTGCAGCTCCAATCGACGCCCTGCTCAACGAGTCCATGTGGTCGGACCGGGGATCCGCGGACGGCACTGACATCGGTGGGAAATTTTTCCGTTGCGTTTACGCGAATCTCTCCGGACCGAGTTCCGACCTGACCCCGACCCGTTGTTGGATATGTTTGGACCGGGGACGGGCGACGGTCGACAGAAAAAAAGAGTTCGATGGAAATCCTTAG
- the LOC100159184 gene encoding neprilysin-2: MTNQPTIVIKNPTWWKRRTNLERNLTIVAGGMLLASSFLALALSTLYFNHSCNMESLPSISAENNGLIGKSRGRSLFQNREYEKDNICLTTGCVKAAASVINNMDPTVDPCDDFYQFACGNFIKETIIDDDKTSQTTFSAISDSLLNKLRMIVTEPIQPNEQKPFKMAKLLYKSCMDKEKIEKEGLGPIKEMLKSLGGWPVLEADKWNDAEFTWKDSVYKFRVAGYSVDYFIDFSISTDLKNTTTRAIDLDQASLGLSREYLVKGTDEKIVAAYYRYMVDIAVLFGADRQRATKELRESLDFEIALAKISLPLEERRDAAKLYNPMKIADLQQKFPSIPWQEYLNKLLSPLNIRQDDIIIVNSPKYLSDLEALLSNTPKRIQANYVIWRAAAASVSYLTEEMRKRQLDYSTELSGRTEREPRWKECVDISSGSFSLAIGSLYVRRYFDENAKKNALEMVNGIREEMYKILGSIDWMDEETRKNAIDKAKSMTSHIAYPDELLDDSKLNAFYENLEVNDNDYYTSILNLTKFGTDYSFSKLRQPVNKSDWITHSKTAIVNAFYSAIENSIQFPAGILQGAFFSSDRPRYMNYGAIGFVIGHEITHGFDDQGRQFDKEGNLVDWWAEETKKRYLEKASCIIRQYGNYTAHEVGLKLNGINTQGENIADNGGVKEAYYAYNVWTKRHGVEPRLPGLQDYTPQQMFWVSAANVWCSKYRPETLKNRITTGFHSPGRFRIIGPFSNLEDFSNDFRCPLGSNMNPVKKCQVW; encoded by the exons AAACCCGACATGGTGGAAGAGGAGGACGAACTTGGAACGGAATCTGACCATCGTCGCCGGCGGTATGCTGTTGGCGTCCTCGTTCCTGGCCCTAGCTCTGTCCACGTTGTACTTCAACCACAGCTGCAACATGG AGAGCCTTCCGTCGATATCGGCCGAAAACAATGGTTTGATTGGCAAATCACGAGGTAGAAGTCTGTTCCAAAACAGGGAATACGAAAAGGACAACATCTGTCTCACCACTGGTTGTGTGAAAGCTG CGGCTTCCGTGATCAACAATATGGATCCGACGGTAGATCCATGCGACGACTTCTATCAGTTCGCGTGCGGTAATTTTATCAAAGAAACCATCATCGACGACGACAAGACGTCTCAGACCACGTTCAGCGCGATCAGCGACTCGCTGTTAAACAAGCTGCGAATGATCGTCACCGAACCCATTCAACCCAACGAACAGAAACCGTTCAAAATGGCCAAATTGCTGTATAAGTCGTGCATGGACAAAg aaaaaatcgaaaaagaaGGCTTGGGACCGATCAAGGAAATGTTGAAAAGCCTCGGCGGATGGCCTGTGCTGGAAGCCGACAAATGGAACGACGCGGAGTTCACGTGGAAGGACAGCGTGTACAAGTTCAGAGTGGCGGGCTACAGCGTGGACTACTTCATCGACTTCTCCATCAGCACGGATTTGAAAAACACCACGACCAGAGCCATTGAC CTGGATCAAGCGTCCTTGGGTCTCAGCCGGGAGTACCTGGTCAAGGGCACCGACGAAAAAATCGTGGCCGCGTACTACAGGTACATGGTGGACATCGCGGTGCTGTTCGGCGCCGACCGGCAGAGGGCCACCAAGGAGCTAAGGGAGTCGTTGGACTTCGAGATAGCGTTGGCCAAGATATCGCTGCCGCTGGAAGAGCGCCGGGACGCCGCCAAGCTGTACAACCCGATGAAGATCGCCGACCTGCAGCAAAAGTTCCCGAGCATACCGTGGCAAGAGTACCTGAACAAGCTGCTGAGCCCGTTGAACATACGGCAGGACGACATCATAATTGTAAACTCGCCGAAATACTTGTCGGACCTCGAAGCCTTACTCAGCAATACGCCCAAGAG GATCCAAGCGAATTACGTGATTTGGAGAGCAGCCGCAGCGTCCGTCAGCTATCTGACCGAAGAAATGAGAAAAAGACAGTTGGATTACAGCACCGAGCTCTCCGGCAGGACTGAAAGAGAACCCAGATGGAAGGAATGCGTGGACATAAGTTCCGGAAGTTTCTCGCTGGCCATCGGGTCGTTGTACGTAAGACGATACTTCGACGAAAACGCCAAAAAAAACGCTTTAGAAATGGTGAACGGTATCAGGGaggaaatgtacaaaatattaggGTCAATCGATTGGATGGACGAAGAAACGAG GAAAAACGCAATAGACAAAGCAAAATCGATGACCAGTCACATTGCATACCCCGATGAGTTATTGGACGACAGCAAGTTGAATGCGTTCTATGAAAAC cTCGAAGTCAACGACAATGACTATTATAcgtcaatattaaatttgaccAAATTCGGCACCGACTACAGCTTTTCGAAATTAAGGCAACCTGTTAACAAATCGGATTGGATTACTCACAGTAAAACGGCAAtcgtaaatgcattttatagtGCTATTGAAAACAGTATCC AGTTTCCCGCTGGTATCTTGCAAGGCGCGTTCTTCTCCAGCGATCGTCCTCGGTACATGAACTATGGCGCCATTGGGTTCGTAATCGGTCACGAGATCACCCATGGTTTTGATGACCAAGGCAGACAGTTCGACAAGGAGGGTAACCTGGTGGACTGGTGGGCGGAGGAGACGAAGAAACGCTACTTGGAGAAGGCGTCGTGCATCATCAGACAGTATGGAAATTACACGGCTCATGAAGTCGGTCTCAAG TTGAACGGCATCAACACGCAGGGCGAGAACATCGCTGACAACGGTGGCGTGAAGGAGGCGTACTACGCGTACAACGTGTGGACCAAACGACATGGAGTCGAACCTCGGCTGCCCGGACTCCAGGACTACACACCTCAGCAGATGTTCTGGGTGAGCGCCGCCAACGTGTGGTGCTCCAAGTACCGACCGGAAACACTCAAGAACCGCATCACCACCGGTTTCCACTCGCCCGGCCGTTTCCGGATCATCGGCCCGTTCTCCAACCTGGAAGACTTCAGCAACGACTTCCGGTGTCCGCTCGGCTCCAACATGAACCCGGTCAAGAAGTGCCAGGTGTGGTGA